The genomic DNA CATTTTTACTGAAAACGAATATATTGAGAGCGAACATACTTTATCGTATGAAGAAAACACAACGAACGTCACGAAGAAAGTTGGGATCCTGAATGATTGTTCAAAAATTCGGTGGAGTTGCGATGAAAGATGAACAGATGCGTTTGAAATGCATTGCACACATAAAAGAGGGGTTACAAAAATACCAAAAAGTCATTGTTGTCGTTTCTGCCATCGGCCGTAAAAATGACCCTTACTCAACAGACAGCCTTCTACAACTTACAGAGGCTTTTTCATCGGTAGGAGAAGCAAGCGATCTTGCTGCTTCCTGTGGGGAACTTATCGCAGCTGCTGTGTTATCTGCAGAACTGGAGAGAGCTGGCGTGCCAAATACCATTCTCCACGGGGCTCAGGCGGGGATTTTAACAAAAGGGCCGTTCGGAGACGGGACAATCGTCCATATCGACCCTACGACTATGATGAGTCGCCTCGAAAAAATGGATTGTATCCTCGTTCCTGGATTTCAAGGGATAGATGCCACCGGGCGTGTCATGACCCTCGGAAGAGGCGGTAGCGACTTAACCGCCATCGCTCTAGCTGCAGCCGTAAATGCATCGCATGTTGAATTTTTCAAAGATGTACCCGGTGTGATGACAAACGACC from Sporosarcina sp. FSL K6-1522 includes the following:
- a CDS encoding aspartate kinase translates to MIVQKFGGVAMKDEQMRLKCIAHIKEGLQKYQKVIVVVSAIGRKNDPYSTDSLLQLTEAFSSVGEASDLAASCGELIAAAVLSAELERAGVPNTILHGAQAGILTKGPFGDGTIVHIDPTTMMSRLEKMDCILVPGFQGIDATGRVMTLGRGGSDLTAIALAAAVNASHVEFFKDVPGVMTNDPHKFANARKLDVLSMDDFLPLLNCERPVIQQRAARHAIKTAIPLYIRGIASSEKGTWIFPS